In a genomic window of Helianthus annuus cultivar XRQ/B chromosome 10, HanXRQr2.0-SUNRISE, whole genome shotgun sequence:
- the LOC110883566 gene encoding uncharacterized protein LOC110883566: protein MWVGERTVEGFSKSVNPLIQKGAKGQPNYLIKLIREKSTVGFHGVAVFDQTDDYNIPSVPYPDIQSSNCWRLAVVTLTTIAVSLPEIEKEEVDCLLECVREGLLYVTLVEKNLNFMYDSQQAAETLWREISTNKWLRKELQNPAFQKSTAGQIVKWFRDNDATHYLEGGIWNRDMHRLICGKSMYRITETILCTYNTNIDDATLSQKELFDSLSSMIADIIAACLTNLPQIIIMKCHYMSAIKERRTRVKDAAQLLGETTEIIRLLQDHRIPRMNPSDMPFLNKWRAYFRNPSSSDEGHASLLLDVSEPPRAVDYDPPRS, encoded by the exons ATGTGGGTTGGTGAGAGAACAGTGGAAGGCTTTTCAAAATCAGTGAACCCATTGATACAAAAGGGTGCAAAAGGCCAACCCAATTATCTAATAAAGCTCATTCGAGAAAAATCTACTGTTGGTTTTCATGGAGTTGCAGTATTTGACCAGACTGATGACTATAATATTCCATCAGTACCATATCCTGATATTCAATCTTCAAATTGTTGGAGGTTAGCTGTGGTAACCCTTACAACGATTGCGGTTTCTCTTCCTGAAATCGAAAAGGAGGAAGTTGATTGCTTGTTGGAATGTGTTAGGGAAGGTCTATTATATGTTACATTGGTGGAAAAGAACCTCAATTTTATGTATGATTCTCAACAAGCAGCTGAAACTTTGTGGCGAGAAATTAGCACCAATAAATGGTTAAGAAAGGAGTTGCAAAACCCTGCTTTTCAAAAGTCTACAGCTGGACAGATTGTTAAATGGTTCAGGGATAACGACGCTACACATTACTTGGAGGGGGGAATCTGGAATAGGGATATGCACAGGCTTATTTGTGGCAAGTCAATGTATCGTATAACCGAAACAATTCTGTGTACCTACAACACCAACATTGATGATGCCACGCTGAGCCAAAAGGAACTATTTGATAGCTTATCATCAATGATCGCCGACATAATTGCAGCTTGTCTCACCAACTTACCACAAATCATAATAATGAAATGTCACTACATGTCTGCGATAAAGGAAAGGCGGACCCGTGTCAAAGATGCAGCCCAGCTTCTAGGTGAGACTACAGAAATAATCAGACTCCTTCAAGATCATCGTATTCCACGCATGAATCCAAGTGACATGCCATTTCTCAACAAATGGCGTGCTTATTTCAGGAATCCTTCTTCAAGTGATGAA GGGCATGCATCTTTACTACTCGACGTCTCAGAGCCACCCAGGGCGGTCGACTATGATCCTCCAAGAAGTTGA
- the LOC110886866 gene encoding uncharacterized protein LOC110886866, translated as MAYNSTHEYLKIVDTLTHDYNIPNNITDSLLGYLKFIYRSELEDRYSAPMLWIGMYIALASLVCILAMVAELVHGFRSRMLWFPSKYFTINSASLTVISVAMKLPVDLTGSMPGYVDQMAKLGSMAFMCTMMANLLLSLGTMDNNELLSNLAALSVQVITLVVNVCIQMQTGAVSISTHKEDPRIIQLTSPTHISTHPNPVLPFIYVILLVFLLIVYICSSLAILKSKQILDSEYKNGHEVASVDIQPSPGEIVTVEKLQKHVRNHWVMLESSRCLHFITACFHPTSASGVICLLVTILHTYTMSGTIKAMLAKDYDSDYGWSMLVILTVQSIGVLIGTIVPLSRCFATLEFETSSSIHFKVLEVERHWTHKLNDWKLQKGVPLLSTFVISKLLIIHICIQLQKGVVVLCKIIALIPFVFVICVFCCFLCLKAVYSSLREDAVNLEHPNVDIRPYILYFENGMWVGERTIEGFSKSVNPLIQKGAKGQPNYLIKLIREKSTVDFYGVAVFDQTDIPSLTSEVQVQFLGDCWRLSVVTLTAIAVSLPEIEKEEVDCLLECVREGLLYVTLVETKLDYRIFLQQAAETLWQEISTNKWLGNELQNPDFQEYTVGQIVKWFRDKAKNELENYGYKHDDSMLVCLSSMSRITETILLTYGTNIDDATLSQKELFDRLSSMIADIIAACLTNLPQIITMKCHYMSARKEREASVKDAAQLLGETTEIIRLLQDHRIPRMNPSDMPFLYKWRAYFRNPSSSDEGHASLLLEVSKSPRAVNYDPSRSWFAQLAPTEYGDQVLSSHISLYSS; from the exons ATGGCTTACAACTCAACACATGAGTATCTTAAGATTGTGGATACACTCACTCATGACTACAACATTCCTAACAATATTACAGATTCATTGTTGGGGTACCTAAAGTTTATATACAGATCAGAACTTGAAGATCGTTACAGCGCACCTATGTTATGGATTGGGATGTACATTGCGTTAGCGTCTCTTGTTTGCATCCTTGCCATGGTGGCTGAATTAGTACATGGTTTTCGCAGCAGAATGTTATGGTTCCCCTCTAAATATTTTACTATTAATTCTGCTTCTCTTACGGTAATATCTGTCGCAATGAAGTTACCTGTGGATCTAACTGGTTCCATGCCGGGTTATGTGGACCAAATGGCAAAGCTCGGAAGCATGGCCTTTATGTGTACCATGATGGCTAATTTACTGCTTTCTTTAGGAACCATGGACAACAATGAACTTTTATCAAACCTAGCAGCTTTGTCTGTTCAAGTCATCACCTTGGTTGTGAATGTTTGCATTCAAATGCAAACGGGAGCTGTATCCATATCAACCCATAAAGAAGATCCCCGTATCATACAGCTTACTTCACCTACACATATAAGTACCCATCCTAATCCTGTATTACcctttatttatgtgattttgttAGTTTTCTTGTTGATAGTATATATATGTTCATCTTTGGCGATTCTAAAATCCAAACAGATTTTGGACTCCGAATACAAAAACGGTCATGAGGTAGCTTCAGTAGACATTCAACCATCACCAGGAGAAATAGTAACAGTTGAGAAGCTACAAAAGCATGTTAGAAATCACTGGGTAATGTTAGAAAGTAGCAGGTGCCTCCACTTCATAACAGCTTGCTTTCATCCAACATCTGCTTCTGGGGTAATATGTCTATTAGTCACCATCTTACACACTTATACTATGTCCGGGACCATTAAAGCCATGTTGGCTAAGGACTATGATTCGGATTATGGCTGGTCCATGCTAGTAATTCTCACAGTACAATCGATTGGAGTCCTGATTGGTACAATTGTACCACTTTCTAGATGTTTTGCAACCTTAGAATTTGAAACGTCCTCTTCAATCCACTTTAAGGTTCTTGAAGTAGAACGCCACTGGACTCATAAGTTAAATGATTGGAAACTTCAGAAGGGAGTTCCATTGTTATCTACATTTGTGATTTCCAAATTGCTAATTATCCACATTTGTATACAACTTCAGAAGGGAGTTGTGGTGTTGTGCAAGATAATAGCCTTGATCCCGTTTGTGTTTGTGATATGTGTCTTTTGTTGTTTCCTTTGTTTGAAGGCCGTATATAGTTCATTGAGAGAAGATGCTGTGAACTTGGAACATCCAAATGTAGATATTAGAccatatattttgtattttgaaaATGGGATGTGGGTTGGTGAGAGAACAATTGAAGGCTTTTCAAAATCAGTGAACCCATTGATACAAAAGGGTGCAAAAGGCCAACCCAATTATCTAATAAAGCTCATTCGAGAAAAATCTACTGTTGATTTTTATGGAGTTGCAGTATTTGACCAGACTGATATTCCATCTTTGACATCAGAAGtacaagtacaatttcttggtgaTTGTTGGAGATTATCTGTGGTAACCCTTACAGCGATTGCAGTTTCTCTTCCTGAAATCGAAAAGGAGGAAGTTGATTGCTTGTTGGAATGTGTTAGGGAAGGTCTATTATATGTTACATTGGTGGAAACGAAACTCGATTATCGCATATTTCTTCAACAAGCAGCTGAAACTTTGTGGCAAGAAATTAGCACCAATAAATGGTTAGGAAACGAGTTGCAAAACCCTGATTTTCAAGAGTATACAGTTGGACAAATTGTTAAATGGTTCAGGGATAAGGCTAAAAATGAGCTTGAAAATTACGGGTATAAACACGATGATTCGATGCTTGTTTGTCTCAGCTCGATGTCCCGTATAACCGAAACAATTCTGCTTACCTACGGCACCAACATTGACGATGCCACGCTGAGCCAAAAGGAACTATTTGATAGGTTATCATCAATGATCGCCGACATAATCGCAGCTTGTCTCACCAACTTACCACAAATCATAACAATGAAATGTCACTACATGTCTGCGAGAAAGGAAAGGGAGGCCAGTGTTAAAGATGCAGCCCAGCTTCTAGGTGAGACTACAGAAATAATCAGACTCCTTCAAGATCATCGTATTCCACGCATGAATCCAAGTGACATGCCATTTCTCTACAAATGGCGTGCTTATTTCAGGAATCCTTCTTCAAGTGATGAA GGGCATGCATCTTTACTACTCGAAGTCTCAAAGTCACCCAGGGCGGTCAACTATGATCCTTCAAGAAGTTGGTTTGCACAATTAGCACCCACAGAGTATGGTGACCAAGTCCTTAGTTCTCATATTAGTTTGTACTCTTCCTAG